In a single window of the Mesorhizobium shangrilense genome:
- the rho gene encoding transcription termination factor Rho: MQEMKLQDFKNKKPTDLIAFAESLEVENASVMRKQELMFAILKKLASQDVEIIGDGVVEVLQDGFGFLRSANANYLPGPDDIYISPSQIRRFSLKTGDTVEGPIRSPKEGERYFALLKVNTINFDDPEKIRHKIHFDNLTPLYPTSRLKMETDNPTGKDISPRVIDLVAPLGKGQRALIVAQPRTGKTVLLQNIAHSITANHPECYLIVLLIDERPEEVTDMQRSVKGEVVSSTFDEPAARHVQVAEMVIEKAKRLVEHGRDVVILLDSITRLGRAYNTVVPSSGKVLTGGVDANALQRPKRFFGAARNIEEGGSLTIIATALIDTGSRMDEVIFEEFKGTGNSEIVLDRKVADKRIFPAMDILKSGTRKEDLLVPRSDLQKIFVLRRILAPMGTTDAIEFLIDKLKQTKTNADFFDSMNT, from the coding sequence ATGCAGGAAATGAAACTCCAGGATTTCAAGAACAAGAAGCCCACGGACCTGATCGCGTTCGCGGAGTCTCTTGAGGTCGAGAACGCCAGTGTGATGCGCAAGCAGGAACTGATGTTCGCGATCCTGAAGAAGCTTGCTTCTCAGGACGTCGAGATCATCGGCGACGGCGTGGTGGAAGTGCTGCAGGACGGCTTTGGGTTCCTGCGCTCGGCCAACGCCAATTACCTGCCCGGACCCGACGACATCTACATTTCGCCGTCGCAGATCCGGCGGTTCTCGCTGAAGACCGGCGATACGGTCGAAGGACCGATCCGCAGTCCGAAGGAAGGCGAGCGCTACTTCGCGCTGCTGAAGGTCAACACGATCAATTTCGACGATCCTGAGAAGATCCGGCACAAGATCCATTTCGACAATCTGACGCCGCTTTACCCTACGTCGCGGCTGAAGATGGAGACGGACAACCCGACCGGCAAGGATATCTCGCCGCGCGTGATCGATCTCGTCGCGCCTCTCGGCAAGGGCCAGCGAGCCCTCATCGTGGCGCAGCCGCGCACCGGCAAGACGGTGCTGCTGCAGAACATCGCGCATTCGATCACCGCAAATCACCCCGAGTGCTATCTCATCGTCCTGCTCATCGACGAGCGGCCCGAGGAAGTGACCGACATGCAGCGCTCGGTGAAGGGCGAAGTGGTGTCGTCGACTTTCGACGAACCGGCGGCGCGGCACGTGCAGGTCGCCGAGATGGTGATCGAGAAGGCAAAGCGGCTGGTCGAGCATGGACGGGATGTCGTCATCCTGCTCGATTCCATCACGCGGCTCGGCCGCGCCTACAACACGGTCGTCCCTTCCTCCGGCAAGGTTCTGACCGGCGGCGTGGACGCCAACGCTCTGCAGCGCCCCAAGCGCTTCTTCGGCGCGGCGCGCAACATCGAGGAAGGCGGTTCGCTGACCATCATCGCAACGGCGCTGATCGATACCGGCAGCCGCATGGACGAAGTCATCTTCGAGGAGTTCAAGGGCACTGGCAACTCGGAAATCGTGCTCGACCGCAAGGTGGCCGACAAGCGCATCTTCCCTGCGATGGACATCCTCAAGTCTGGTACGCGCAAGGAAGACCTGCTGGTGCCGCGCTCGGACCTGCAGAAGATCTTCGTGCTGCGCCGCATCCTTGCGCCGATGGGCACTACGGATGCGATCGAGTTCCTCATCGACAAGCTCAAGCAGACGAAGACCAACGCCGACTTCTTCGATTCGATGAACACATAG